A section of the Sphaerobacter thermophilus DSM 20745 genome encodes:
- the mltG gene encoding endolytic transglycosylase MltG yields the protein MLRLMIQALKIAAVLVLAAAIVITAQRALSHYINVTSASAASEPITFVVQEQETVDSVASRLSEAGLIRSATYFKLKMRLTNQDSQLKAGRFELRKGMSVNEIIEELTTSRDVEVVQVRFQEGWRAEEYADKLQQVGLISTPEQFLDAIAGGDWDYDFLRSRPGGATLEGYLFPDTYQFRADATPEDVINTLLQTFDTKVPADLRARAEELGYNFHQIMVIASIIEREAAVPEERPLISSVYHNRLRVGMPLQADPTIQYALGAPGNWWPTVTDPNNEAPESPYNTYTHPDLPPGPICNPSLASIEAALQPAETDYLYFVAKGDGSGEHAFATTLEEHEANIQQYSQQ from the coding sequence TTGCTCAGGTTGATGATCCAGGCGCTGAAGATCGCTGCAGTACTGGTCCTCGCGGCTGCCATCGTCATTACCGCCCAGCGGGCCCTCTCGCACTACATCAATGTCACCAGCGCCAGCGCCGCCAGCGAGCCGATCACCTTCGTCGTTCAAGAACAGGAGACGGTTGACAGCGTCGCCTCGCGCCTGAGCGAGGCCGGCCTCATCCGCTCGGCCACCTACTTCAAACTCAAGATGCGTCTCACCAATCAGGACTCCCAGCTCAAGGCCGGGCGCTTCGAGCTGCGCAAAGGCATGTCGGTCAACGAGATCATCGAGGAGTTGACGACCTCACGGGACGTGGAGGTCGTGCAAGTCCGCTTCCAAGAAGGATGGCGCGCCGAGGAGTATGCCGACAAGCTGCAGCAGGTCGGGTTGATCTCCACCCCCGAGCAGTTCCTGGACGCCATCGCGGGGGGTGACTGGGACTACGACTTCCTCCGGAGCCGCCCCGGCGGGGCGACGCTTGAAGGATACCTCTTCCCGGACACCTACCAGTTCCGGGCCGATGCCACGCCGGAGGACGTCATCAACACGTTGCTGCAGACGTTCGACACGAAGGTGCCGGCCGACTTGCGTGCCCGGGCGGAGGAGCTCGGATACAACTTCCATCAGATCATGGTCATCGCCTCGATCATCGAGCGCGAAGCGGCCGTGCCGGAGGAGCGACCCCTGATCTCGTCCGTCTACCACAACCGGCTGCGGGTGGGGATGCCGCTCCAGGCTGACCCCACGATCCAGTACGCCTTGGGTGCACCGGGCAACTGGTGGCCGACGGTGACGGACCCGAACAACGAAGCTCCCGAGAGCCCCTACAATACCTACACGCACCCGGACCTCCCGCCCGGGCCGATCTGCAACCCCAGCCTGGCATCGATTGAGGCGGCGCTGCAGCCGGCTGAAACCGACTACCTGTATTTCGTCGCCAAGGGGGACGGGAGCGGGGAGCATGCCTTCGCCACGACGCTGGAGGAGCACGAGGCGAACATCCAGCAGTACAGCCAGCAGTAG
- the miaA gene encoding tRNA (adenosine(37)-N6)-dimethylallyltransferase MiaA, with translation MPPLVAIVGPTAVGKTATAIRLALDIDGEVVSADSRYLYRGMDIGTAKPTVAEMRGVPHHLIDVVDPTEDYSLALYQHDAYQAIADITARGRVPILAGGTPLYINAVLEGWRIPEVPPDPAFREEMEQVARERGPEHLHQRLAAVDPAAAARIPATNVRRVIRALEIYHHTGRPMTELEGKSPPPYRVLIVGLTLPREELYRRIDRRVDEQIAAGLVDEVRGLLEAGVPPDAPAMSAIGYGEIVAYLQGETTLPEAIERIRYNTHRYARHQTTWLRRMRGVHWFDPREPGWYERLLTLVRTFLAGNETDLNSADVD, from the coding sequence CTGCCGCCGCTGGTGGCCATCGTCGGCCCGACCGCCGTCGGCAAGACGGCGACGGCGATCCGCCTGGCTCTCGACATCGACGGCGAGGTCGTCTCCGCCGACTCGCGCTACCTCTACCGGGGCATGGACATTGGCACCGCCAAGCCGACCGTCGCTGAGATGCGCGGTGTGCCCCACCACCTGATCGACGTCGTTGACCCGACCGAGGATTACTCACTGGCGCTCTATCAGCACGACGCCTACCAGGCAATCGCCGACATCACCGCAAGAGGCCGCGTGCCGATCCTGGCCGGGGGCACACCCCTGTATATCAACGCCGTGCTGGAGGGTTGGCGCATCCCCGAGGTGCCGCCCGACCCTGCCTTCCGGGAAGAGATGGAGCAGGTGGCGCGAGAACGGGGGCCGGAGCACCTGCACCAGCGCCTCGCCGCGGTCGATCCCGCCGCCGCGGCGCGCATCCCGGCGACGAACGTGCGGCGCGTCATCCGCGCGCTGGAGATCTACCACCACACCGGGCGGCCGATGACCGAGCTGGAAGGGAAGTCGCCGCCCCCATACCGCGTCCTCATCGTCGGGCTTACGCTGCCGCGCGAGGAGTTGTACCGGCGTATCGATCGGCGGGTGGATGAGCAGATCGCCGCCGGGCTGGTGGACGAGGTCCGGGGCCTGCTTGAAGCCGGCGTGCCGCCCGATGCCCCGGCGATGTCCGCCATCGGCTACGGCGAGATCGTAGCCTATCTCCAGGGAGAGACGACGCTGCCGGAGGCGATCGAGCGGATCCGCTACAACACCCACCGCTACGCCCGGCACCAGACCACCTGGCTGCGCCGGATGCGGGGAGTCCACTGGTTCGACCCCCGGGAGCCCGGCTGGTACGAGCGGCTGCTGACGCTCGTGCGCACCTTCCTCGCCGGAAATGAAACCGATCTCAACTCAGCGGACGTAGATTAA
- a CDS encoding prepilin peptidase translates to MDLGSVAAIVLVGGGLGALAGALVHAVAVRLPADLDPLGAPVCTACGALFGAGGLVPFRRPACPRCGVPAHWAKVATEVAAAAIVIAALLLRGLTYWGVSGAIFSLLLLVILRIDWQHHLIYTATIVPGLAVALVAAALHSPGMLLSAGVAAVGAGLFFALLFGLAILLYRQRALGFGDILLAVLIGAMTGVGRVAPALFLGMVLAAAGGLLLMALGRRGRRDYIPYGAYLCAGTIVVLLVR, encoded by the coding sequence ATGGATCTGGGAAGCGTTGCGGCGATCGTGCTGGTAGGAGGCGGACTGGGCGCGCTGGCCGGGGCGCTGGTCCATGCGGTTGCCGTGCGGCTGCCGGCCGACCTCGACCCGCTGGGCGCTCCGGTCTGTACCGCGTGTGGCGCGTTGTTCGGTGCGGGCGGGCTGGTGCCGTTCCGGCGTCCGGCGTGTCCCCGCTGTGGAGTTCCCGCTCACTGGGCGAAGGTTGCGACCGAAGTGGCCGCGGCGGCGATCGTGATCGCGGCGCTCCTGCTCCGGGGCCTGACGTACTGGGGCGTGTCGGGCGCGATCTTCAGCCTGCTGCTCCTGGTGATCCTGCGGATCGACTGGCAGCATCACCTGATCTACACCGCGACCATTGTGCCGGGCCTGGCGGTGGCCCTGGTGGCCGCGGCACTCCACTCGCCCGGGATGCTCCTCTCGGCGGGGGTCGCAGCCGTCGGGGCAGGGCTCTTCTTCGCGCTCCTGTTCGGGCTGGCAATACTCCTATACCGGCAGCGCGCGCTTGGCTTCGGCGACATCCTGCTTGCGGTGCTGATCGGCGCCATGACCGGCGTCGGGCGGGTCGCCCCGGCGCTGTTCCTCGGCATGGTGCTGGCGGCGGCCGGCGGGTTGCTCCTGATGGCGCTCGGCCGCCGGGGCCGGCGCGACTACATCCCCTACGGCGCCTACCTCTGCGCGGGCACGATCGTGGTGCTACTCGTCCGCTGA
- a CDS encoding sensor histidine kinase, whose protein sequence is MDWLTRSWEVTVRLDPLWTVILLIGAIAVVCGPPLAVNALWVLRLRRARQATAAFHRLVDALPCGVVLAQPDGRVVLLNGQAADLWPGLAPGALLPDAMARPPGSEGTVTSRLVDAPGGKRLAVRIHPLATRRGWETLVVLEDATRRQEEADFVTALIRQVSHELKTPLSVIRGHASRFAEADVTDPAEARRAWAVVDDEATRLTGLIDQAILMARFEMPNPPIEARPLNLRAVCEEVVLDLAERAAREGSEVDLEAEDGAYHVRGDRGALRQMLLNLVDNALKYGGPGVRVVLGLRQDPVAGRVILTVRDSGPGIDAVDLPLVFERGFRGGQARGSRVGSGLGLALVRSIVTWHGGTVEAASAPGQGTTITVQLPRHDAGGSTAAPGAAVAVGERGQ, encoded by the coding sequence GTGGACTGGCTGACCCGCTCCTGGGAGGTGACCGTGCGGCTTGACCCGCTCTGGACGGTCATCCTCCTCATCGGAGCGATCGCGGTGGTGTGCGGGCCGCCGCTCGCGGTCAACGCGCTCTGGGTGCTGCGCCTGCGCCGCGCCCGGCAGGCGACAGCTGCCTTCCACCGACTGGTCGATGCACTCCCCTGCGGCGTCGTGCTCGCCCAGCCCGACGGCCGGGTGGTGCTGCTAAATGGGCAGGCGGCCGACCTCTGGCCGGGGCTGGCGCCCGGGGCGCTGCTACCGGACGCCATGGCGCGGCCGCCCGGCTCTGAGGGCACGGTGACGAGCCGCCTGGTCGATGCACCTGGCGGGAAGCGCCTGGCGGTGCGGATCCATCCGCTGGCGACACGCCGCGGCTGGGAGACGCTGGTGGTGCTCGAAGATGCGACGCGACGGCAGGAGGAGGCTGACTTCGTGACCGCGCTGATCCGGCAGGTTTCGCATGAGTTGAAGACCCCGCTCTCGGTGATTCGGGGACATGCGTCGCGCTTCGCCGAGGCCGACGTGACCGACCCGGCCGAGGCGCGCCGCGCCTGGGCGGTGGTCGACGACGAGGCGACCCGGCTTACCGGGTTGATCGACCAGGCGATCCTCATGGCCCGGTTCGAGATGCCTAATCCGCCGATCGAGGCTCGGCCGCTGAACCTGCGCGCCGTCTGCGAGGAGGTGGTGCTCGACCTGGCGGAGCGGGCCGCGCGGGAGGGCAGTGAGGTTGACCTGGAGGCAGAGGACGGCGCGTACCACGTCCGGGGCGACCGGGGCGCGCTGCGGCAGATGCTGCTCAATCTGGTGGACAACGCACTGAAGTACGGCGGACCGGGCGTGCGGGTCGTTCTCGGGCTGCGACAAGATCCCGTCGCGGGCCGGGTGATCCTGACGGTGCGCGACTCCGGCCCCGGTATCGACGCGGTCGATCTGCCGCTCGTGTTCGAGCGCGGCTTCCGCGGTGGACAGGCGCGCGGCAGCCGGGTCGGGAGCGGGCTCGGGCTGGCGCTCGTGCGCTCGATCGTGACCTGGCACGGTGGAACCGTCGAGGCCGCGAGCGCGCCCGGTCAGGGGACAACCATCACCGTCCAGTTGCCCCGGCACGACGCCGGCGGCTCGACGGCCGCTCCGGGCGCGGCCGTTGCGGTGGGGGAGCGCGGGCAGTGA
- a CDS encoding response regulator produces MQRPVIAVIERDQDLLCLLEEILREEGYDVVGWPRRAGAAEIIRQTRPAAAIVSLWLEEATSGWHLLDELRGRPETRSLPVILTTTTPHPGNPGGLHADAVIEKPFDLDDLLATIRHAVARADAGRPSHAARVRGTSASADE; encoded by the coding sequence GTGCAGAGGCCAGTCATTGCTGTCATCGAACGAGACCAGGACCTGCTGTGCCTCCTGGAGGAGATCCTCCGCGAGGAGGGTTACGACGTGGTCGGCTGGCCCCGGCGGGCAGGGGCTGCCGAGATCATCCGCCAGACGCGGCCCGCTGCCGCGATCGTCAGCCTGTGGCTGGAGGAGGCCACGAGCGGATGGCACCTGCTCGATGAACTCCGAGGCCGTCCGGAGACCCGGAGCCTGCCGGTGATCCTCACTACGACGACGCCACACCCTGGCAACCCCGGCGGGCTGCACGCCGATGCGGTGATCGAGAAGCCGTTCGATCTGGATGACCTGCTGGCGACCATCCGCCACGCGGTGGCACGCGCAGACGCCGGGCGGCCGTCCCACGCGGCCCGGGTGAGAGGCACGAGCGCGTCAGCGGACGAGTAG
- a CDS encoding cupredoxin domain-containing protein yields MVIGSRPAARRVLLVVAVLLSALALAACAGGPETMPSDERVTPGPGNTFSITITDDAITPDNLSAAMGPITFEITNNGSRVHNLAVNYNGIHHQSPDIQPGETITWTIAGHTPSPVVFYSSVGNDRASGLEMNVWIATGKADAPFGHGEGH; encoded by the coding sequence GTGGTCATTGGGAGCCGCCCCGCAGCGCGACGCGTGCTGCTCGTGGTGGCGGTGTTGCTCAGCGCGCTCGCGCTGGCCGCCTGCGCTGGTGGGCCGGAGACGATGCCATCCGATGAGCGGGTGACGCCGGGTCCCGGCAACACCTTCTCAATCACCATCACCGACGACGCCATCACCCCTGACAACCTGTCGGCCGCGATGGGTCCGATCACCTTCGAGATCACCAACAACGGCAGCCGCGTGCACAACCTGGCGGTCAACTACAACGGGATCCATCATCAGTCACCCGACATCCAGCCCGGCGAGACCATCACCTGGACCATTGCGGGCCACACCCCCAGCCCCGTCGTGTTCTACTCCTCGGTCGGCAACGACCGCGCGAGCGGGCTGGAGATGAATGTCTGGATCGCCACCGGCAAGGCAGACGCCCCATTCGGTCACGGCGAGGGCCACTAG
- a CDS encoding A/G-specific adenine glycosylase gives MVPMDATTTAATPAAQPSDDEQLADLQQRLLAWYRAHRRDLPWRRTRDPYRVLVSEVMLQQTQVERVIPKYHEFLERFPTIESLAAAPTAEVIRVWSGLGYNRRAVNLQRAAQAVVERHGGVMPRDVDELLALPGIGRYTAGAIACFAYEQDVGFVDTNIRRVLHRLFFGPEVPTPRATAREIQALADRVVPAGEGYDWNQGLMEFGAVHCTARKPLCVVCPLQAHCRAYPAIQTALAEAPATARREEPFTGSSRYYRGRVIEALRELPPGEAIDLAALGPRVRDDFGPEHLAWLREVVAGLERDGLACVAEERAEYDASDPEAGDPARVRVRLPH, from the coding sequence ATGGTGCCGATGGACGCGACGACCACCGCGGCGACACCCGCCGCACAGCCGAGCGATGACGAGCAGTTGGCCGATCTCCAGCAGCGCCTGCTGGCCTGGTATCGTGCCCACCGGCGCGACCTCCCCTGGCGGCGGACGCGCGATCCGTACCGGGTGCTCGTCTCCGAGGTGATGCTGCAGCAGACGCAGGTCGAGCGCGTCATCCCCAAGTACCACGAATTCCTGGAGCGCTTCCCGACGATTGAGTCGCTGGCAGCCGCGCCGACGGCCGAGGTGATCCGCGTCTGGTCCGGGCTGGGCTACAACCGCCGGGCGGTGAATCTTCAGCGTGCGGCCCAGGCCGTGGTCGAGCGTCACGGCGGGGTGATGCCACGCGATGTGGACGAGCTGCTGGCGCTGCCGGGCATCGGGCGCTATACGGCCGGTGCGATCGCCTGCTTCGCCTACGAGCAGGACGTCGGTTTCGTGGACACCAACATCCGCCGGGTGCTGCACCGGCTCTTCTTCGGGCCGGAGGTGCCGACCCCACGCGCGACGGCGCGCGAGATCCAGGCGCTGGCCGACCGGGTGGTGCCCGCGGGCGAGGGGTACGACTGGAACCAGGGGCTGATGGAGTTCGGCGCGGTCCACTGCACCGCGCGCAAGCCGCTCTGTGTCGTCTGCCCCCTCCAGGCGCACTGTCGCGCCTACCCGGCAATCCAGACGGCGCTGGCGGAGGCGCCCGCGACCGCCCGCCGGGAGGAGCCGTTCACCGGGTCGTCGCGCTACTACCGGGGCCGGGTCATCGAGGCGCTGCGGGAGCTGCCGCCGGGCGAGGCGATCGACCTGGCAGCGCTCGGCCCTCGGGTGCGTGACGATTTCGGACCTGAGCACCTGGCCTGGTTGCGTGAGGTGGTAGCGGGGCTGGAGCGGGACGGGCTGGCCTGCGTCGCCGAGGAGCGGGCCGAGTACGACGCGTCCGACCCCGAGGCGGGTGACCCGGCGCGGGTGCGTGTGCGACTGCCGCACTAG
- a CDS encoding type II toxin-antitoxin system VapC family toxin, which translates to MAGLDAALQGYRRIGIDTPIFIYHIEGSTRYAELAATLLDGVADGVFEGITSVLTLMELTVKPLRMGRVEVADEYDVLISNYPHLHVVAIGYRVARLAAQLRARFRLRPADALQIAAAVDHGAEAFVTNDRDLRRVSVIPVLLLEDFIPG; encoded by the coding sequence GTGGCAGGGCTAGATGCTGCGCTACAAGGCTATCGACGCATTGGAATAGATACGCCGATCTTCATCTACCATATCGAAGGTTCCACACGATACGCCGAGCTAGCCGCGACGTTACTCGACGGGGTGGCTGACGGCGTATTCGAAGGAATAACGTCAGTCCTGACCCTCATGGAACTGACCGTCAAGCCACTCCGCATGGGACGAGTGGAGGTCGCCGACGAGTACGACGTGCTCATCAGCAACTATCCACACCTTCATGTCGTCGCGATTGGCTATCGGGTGGCCCGCCTCGCAGCTCAGCTCCGCGCTCGCTTTCGCCTCCGTCCGGCCGATGCGCTCCAGATCGCCGCTGCCGTCGATCACGGCGCCGAAGCATTCGTCACCAACGACCGAGATCTCCGTCGTGTCAGCGTGATTCCAGTTCTGCTCCTCGAGGACTTCATCCCCGGATAA
- a CDS encoding response regulator transcription factor, protein MRILVVDDDPRIRETLAGPLGAAGYDVTAVGDGAAALAAVERERPDLIILDVAMPGMDGFAVCRELRAYEELSGLPRTPVIFLTVRDDFASEETGFQAGADDYVAKPFSIPALLARVRLRLPNAPVRVIDDYLRLDLTTRDVAVRRDGVWQPVRLQPLEYALLERLYLNAGIWISRSDLLEQVFDRDDEDTKAVEKYIHFLRQKLEPDPKAPVYIQSMRSVGYRFKPLDRAV, encoded by the coding sequence GTGCGGATCCTCGTGGTTGATGATGACCCGCGCATCCGGGAGACACTGGCCGGACCGCTCGGGGCCGCGGGCTATGACGTCACGGCGGTGGGCGATGGCGCGGCGGCGCTGGCGGCTGTCGAGCGGGAGCGGCCGGACCTGATTATCCTCGACGTGGCGATGCCGGGCATGGACGGCTTCGCCGTCTGCCGCGAGTTGCGCGCCTACGAGGAGTTGAGCGGGCTGCCGCGCACGCCGGTGATCTTCCTGACGGTGCGGGATGACTTCGCCTCCGAAGAGACGGGGTTCCAGGCCGGGGCCGACGACTACGTCGCCAAGCCCTTCTCCATCCCGGCGCTGCTGGCGCGGGTGCGCCTGCGATTGCCGAACGCGCCGGTGCGCGTCATCGACGACTACCTGCGTCTCGACCTGACGACGCGCGACGTGGCGGTGCGGCGGGATGGCGTCTGGCAGCCGGTACGGCTTCAGCCACTGGAGTACGCCCTGCTGGAGCGGCTTTACCTCAACGCCGGGATCTGGATCTCGCGCTCCGACCTGCTGGAGCAGGTCTTCGACCGGGACGACGAGGACACCAAGGCCGTCGAGAAATACATCCACTTCCTCCGGCAGAAGCTGGAGCCCGATCCCAAGGCACCGGTCTACATCCAGAGCATGCGCAGCGTCGGCTACCGGTTCAAGCCGCTTGACCGTGCAGTCTGA
- a CDS encoding AbrB/MazE/SpoVT family DNA-binding domain-containing protein, with amino-acid sequence MATRVKVSSKNQIAVPAAVRKHLGIQSGDELLVEIRDGYVILIPEPRDYSKRLRGLHREIWQDVEPQEYVRREREAWQG; translated from the coding sequence ATGGCAACCCGAGTCAAGGTGAGTAGCAAGAATCAAATCGCTGTGCCTGCGGCGGTTCGCAAGCATTTGGGAATTCAGAGCGGCGACGAGTTGCTGGTCGAAATACGAGATGGCTATGTCATTCTCATACCTGAGCCGCGTGACTACAGCAAGCGCCTGCGGGGGCTGCATCGCGAGATCTGGCAGGATGTCGAGCCACAGGAGTACGTTCGGCGGGAGCGCGAGGCGTGGCAGGGCTAG
- a CDS encoding cation diffusion facilitator family transporter has product MHDHAIDEHAAIDRPRERVHRRPLVIALAISAIFLVVEVVGGLVTNSLALLADAGHMATDVAALALALFAAWLAGRPATPQHSFGLYRTEVLAAVVNGAGLIVIALLIFWEAARRFTAPPTVDSGPMLVVAVAGLVANAASAWVLSRGGGHEHNLNIRGAFLHVVGDLLGSVGAIVAALIMLATGWYLADPILSAGIGLLILWSAARLLRDSLDVLLETTPRHIDAEEVRAAMMGVDGVMNVHDLHIWTVTSGFVSLSAHVEVDEQQDWHAILLDLSALLRERFGIAHVTLQPEAPQHLPAAFRGCSLDTAEGRNACLILFPPIPPRHDAPPDTHKPR; this is encoded by the coding sequence ATGCACGACCACGCGATCGACGAGCACGCCGCCATCGATCGGCCGCGGGAGCGGGTGCACCGCCGCCCGCTGGTGATCGCGTTGGCGATCAGCGCCATCTTCCTCGTGGTCGAGGTTGTGGGCGGTCTGGTCACCAACTCCCTGGCGCTCCTGGCGGACGCGGGGCACATGGCGACCGACGTGGCTGCACTGGCGCTCGCCCTCTTCGCTGCCTGGCTCGCGGGGCGCCCGGCGACGCCGCAGCACTCCTTCGGGCTCTACCGGACGGAGGTCCTCGCAGCCGTCGTCAATGGCGCGGGGTTGATCGTGATCGCGCTCCTCATCTTCTGGGAGGCGGCGCGCCGCTTCACCGCGCCGCCCACGGTCGATAGCGGACCGATGCTCGTGGTCGCGGTCGCCGGGCTGGTGGCCAACGCCGCGTCGGCCTGGGTGCTCAGCCGAGGTGGCGGGCATGAGCACAACCTGAACATCCGTGGCGCCTTCCTCCATGTGGTCGGCGACCTGCTCGGCTCGGTCGGGGCCATCGTCGCGGCGCTGATCATGCTGGCGACCGGCTGGTACCTAGCCGACCCGATCCTCTCAGCCGGCATCGGACTGCTCATCCTCTGGAGCGCGGCTAGGCTGCTGCGCGACTCGCTCGACGTGCTGCTCGAGACCACGCCGCGGCACATCGACGCCGAGGAGGTGCGGGCGGCGATGATGGGCGTCGACGGCGTCATGAACGTCCACGATCTCCACATCTGGACGGTCACCTCGGGATTTGTCTCCTTAAGCGCCCACGTCGAGGTCGATGAGCAACAGGACTGGCACGCGATCCTGCTCGACCTGTCGGCCCTCCTCCGCGAGCGGTTCGGGATCGCCCACGTGACGCTCCAACCCGAGGCGCCGCAACACCTGCCCGCGGCCTTCCGGGGCTGCTCGCTCGACACCGCCGAGGGGCGCAACGCCTGCCTCATACTGTTCCCGCCGATCCCTCCGCGCCACGACGCCCCACCGGACACCCACAAGCCGCGGTAA
- a CDS encoding phosphotransferase enzyme family protein, which translates to MREPPDNLTEDALRACLRDRYGLSVADLTFLPLGYDSSAWVYRAQATDGATYFLKVRVSIENEAGLVVPRYLRDHGLAHVVAPLPATDGALWTDAGDYVLILYPFVEGSAAWGREMTPQQWRDYGALMRQVHDIPVAPDLARVLRRDRFVPDGAAAIRRVDAHISTRHFDDPAEQRLARFWQERRGVIRILLERAEDLGRRLAAIAPPLVLCHADIHTANVLLDTDGRVWFVDWDETLLAPRERDLMFVVGGISSTLVSPREEAYFFEGYGSIKVDPLALAYYRYCWAVGDIGAFGEQVFFRPDLGPDTRREGAEMLMGLFETGEIVDIALGSEIPAG; encoded by the coding sequence ATGCGGGAACCACCGGACAACCTCACCGAGGACGCCCTTCGCGCCTGCCTGCGCGACCGGTACGGCCTGTCCGTCGCTGACCTGACCTTCCTCCCGCTGGGGTACGACTCATCGGCGTGGGTGTACCGCGCGCAGGCGACGGACGGCGCGACCTATTTCCTGAAAGTCCGCGTCAGCATCGAGAACGAGGCGGGCCTCGTGGTTCCTCGCTACCTGAGAGATCACGGGCTCGCGCATGTCGTCGCCCCGCTGCCGGCCACCGACGGGGCGCTCTGGACGGACGCGGGCGACTACGTGCTCATCCTGTACCCGTTCGTCGAGGGATCGGCTGCCTGGGGACGCGAGATGACGCCGCAGCAGTGGCGCGACTACGGCGCACTCATGCGACAGGTACACGACATCCCTGTCGCCCCCGACCTCGCGCGGGTGCTACGGCGCGATCGGTTCGTGCCCGATGGGGCCGCCGCGATCCGGCGCGTCGATGCCCACATCAGCACGCGCCACTTCGACGACCCTGCCGAGCAGCGACTGGCGCGCTTCTGGCAGGAGCGGCGGGGGGTGATCCGGATCCTGCTGGAGCGAGCGGAGGATCTCGGCCGCCGCCTCGCGGCGATCGCACCGCCCCTGGTGCTGTGCCACGCGGACATCCACACGGCGAACGTGCTGCTGGACACCGATGGACGGGTGTGGTTCGTGGACTGGGATGAAACGCTGCTGGCCCCGCGCGAGCGCGACCTGATGTTTGTGGTCGGGGGTATCAGCAGCACGCTGGTGAGTCCCCGCGAGGAGGCGTACTTCTTCGAGGGCTACGGGTCGATCAAGGTTGATCCCCTCGCCCTCGCCTACTACCGCTACTGCTGGGCGGTCGGGGACATCGGTGCCTTCGGCGAGCAGGTGTTCTTCCGGCCCGATCTGGGGCCGGACACCAGACGCGAGGGCGCAGAAATGCTCATGGGCCTGTTCGAAACGGGTGAAATCGTCGATATCGCGCTCGGGTCCGAGATTCCGGCGGGGTAG
- the aroE gene encoding shikimate dehydrogenase, whose amino-acid sequence MTQRVGLIGYPVEHSLSPAMQQAAFDALGIDARYELWPTPEEEVAERIDGLRRPDYLGANVTLPHKGVAFDLVDEMTERARMARAVNTIVNRGGRLFGDNTDIPGFLAPLHQRGIDLTQTRAVVLGAGGAARGVVIALLSAGCRQISVGNRTPDRAQAMVAMLHPPVPIWSGPLDALAEWLEGATLLVNATAVGWHGDALPIPAAMLELLPKDALVYDLTYRDTPLLLEARRLGLDTQDGLEMLVQQGVESFRLWTGKEPPVDLMRAAALAGRDA is encoded by the coding sequence GTGACCCAGCGTGTCGGGTTGATCGGGTATCCGGTCGAGCATAGTCTCTCCCCCGCGATGCAGCAGGCGGCCTTCGACGCCCTCGGCATCGATGCACGCTACGAGCTCTGGCCGACGCCCGAGGAGGAGGTCGCCGAGCGGATCGACGGGTTGCGCCGTCCCGACTACCTGGGTGCCAATGTCACCCTCCCCCACAAGGGAGTCGCCTTCGACCTGGTCGATGAGATGACCGAGCGTGCGCGCATGGCGCGGGCGGTGAACACGATCGTCAACCGGGGTGGGCGGCTCTTCGGCGACAACACCGACATCCCCGGATTCCTGGCGCCGCTACACCAGCGCGGGATCGACCTGACGCAGACGCGCGCGGTCGTGCTCGGTGCGGGCGGCGCGGCCCGCGGCGTAGTGATCGCCCTGCTGTCGGCAGGATGCCGCCAGATCTCGGTCGGCAACCGCACGCCGGATCGCGCCCAGGCGATGGTCGCCATGCTCCACCCGCCCGTCCCGATCTGGTCGGGGCCGCTCGATGCCCTGGCCGAGTGGCTGGAGGGCGCCACGCTGCTGGTCAACGCCACCGCGGTCGGGTGGCACGGCGACGCCTTGCCGATCCCGGCGGCCATGCTGGAGCTGCTACCGAAGGACGCCCTGGTCTACGACCTGACCTACCGTGACACGCCGCTCCTCCTGGAGGCCCGGCGCCTCGGCCTGGACACCCAGGACGGATTGGAGATGCTGGTCCAGCAGGGGGTCGAGTCCTTCCGGCTCTGGACCGGCAAGGAGCCACCCGTGGACCTCATGCGCGCCGCCGCCCTCGCGGGGCGTGATGCGTGA